Genomic DNA from Euwallacea similis isolate ESF13 chromosome 11, ESF131.1, whole genome shotgun sequence:
ACAGGTTCATTTACGGAACAGATTTCGTATTGAAACGGAATGCATAGTGACAATCCACCTTTAAGGGGAGGGCAGGGTTATGATTACTGCAAACCCGTTAGAGAACGATACCTTGCGAACATGCTAGACTGGTTCTATTAAAAATCAcaccaatttttaattgaattgataTGCTTTTTTGTCGTCCTGTAGTTAATCATTGCGAAAGTTGAAAAAggtattataataattacactTATCTAATAATTAACCAAGGCctaaagtaatttattatttatctgtgacattaaataattatatatacaAAACAACTTATCAGTAAAAGTAATAAAGAATAGGGAAATCTATCTCTAGAACTCGGACAAAAATGGTTCTATTATGGAGGCTTTTCGTTCCTTATAGACAAATTTACATTACGATTATTAATAAGAAACCTATTGGTAATTAAAGTAATCTTATACATTAACATTGTGGCCAGTCATGATTACGTACATTTACGTAAAATACTGCGGATTGTCAATATCAACACTCATGTAATTTCAACACTTATTCCGCAGTAAGCAATTTATGATACGCCACCATAATAGAGGTATAATACAATCAACTTTCAATCACACTCTATATGTACATAATTCCTTATTATTATGTTGACAATTAAATTCAACATAGTTTTACAAACTTATcaccttaaaatatttctacaatttttatcaaaaaccaCAAACCAGAGAAAATGTtaagaaacaaatttaaaatgctgTGGTACACACTCCAACCTGTTGCAATATAGGTGCCCATTGACATAGAAATTGCGACATCCGATATAATTATGTATCGGCCCattgatttataaatttttagcaaaagaCACTGCAAGTGTAAAGTGAGCGATaaagctaaaaattttataaaaaagctTCCTACACGTGATGTGTCCTTTTTTGACGCCCACACTTATGCACATTGATCAATGGCTGGATGATTATGATCCTgatgattattaatttctccAAAAACTGAATGGATTTTTAAGTATTGCAATCGCTATGTCATTAAGTAGTTATAATTAATAGCCAAAACACTcgctaaaattaaaaaaatatttcaatgcaAATGCAGATATCGTAAAGAACTGCATATATTTTGGCAAATAATACccatcaaataaaataacaatatctTCTGTTGTGCCGTATTAGTCTACTTATCAAGACTTAACCGGCAGGAAAACATGTCTATTGGACGCCAATCCCAGCTGCAATTATTCTAAATCTCTTGAAACTTGCAGccatgttttttgtttatgtacaCATTTTACCCGAAGCTTGTTATGTAGCAAATGGTATTCACACTAAACATGGATTAATCAAGGAAATATGGAGGTGCCAATcacatttacaaaaacaacCTGAGTTGTGTAGGGAGTGTTATTCTAAGTGGCTAGTACTGTGTGGTTGGCTTTCCTTTGCTTTTGACGAGGCCCATTCAACGAAATCGTCTATCAACACTGGCCAGGCGCCTTCTTCGTCGTAGTTGCTCATGTCGTCTGATATTTGTTGAGCGAAGTCTAGGAGTAGGTTCCATGTGTCTTTTGGGATTGACCTTTTGTGATTTTcctgaaaacaaaaacactttacttGTAGTCAAATTTCGTTGTCACCATGGGATATCTCAGTTAGATAACTACTGTTTTCACAAACTGGGCAAATTTTTGGCTAATTACTATTTCTTTAGTAAAGATGTTTCGAATTTTCATCAGTGGTTTGCTTACATGGACGCCATTGATGATGATCGGAAACCTTGCTGTtaggaaataataattccccATTGAAGATTTTACTCAAACTCGatcaacacaaaaaatgtcgaGAAACGCATACAAACTAATTTCCATTTGCAAAATATAGAGacgttataaaaattaatacaattgAAAGTCACTCACCTGAAGAAACGTGCACCacaattccaaaaatttgaattttccttttagCACTATATTCCAGTATGCTATTGCCATATCTAAATCTAAGCCCTTCTGGTTCGGATTTTTCGCAAAGTTAAAAGTGAACTGATAAAAGTCTTTGAACTTATAACTATCTCGCAGCTCGTTCTCCAAGGCCGGTAACCTTTGCTTAAGCTTGTCAATGCTGTCGCAACCGATTTCTGTCATGCCATTCATGAATTCATCTCTTGAGAATTCGCATTGCGTGGCGGCTTTGAATTTCCACGCTATTATTAACACTAATTTTGATTCTGGAGGGAGTCCAAGATCATCAAGGAATTTCATTATACCGTCGACTGTGATTTTATCTGGTTCATTTGGATCTTTATACCTGGAACAAGAACGAGATTCTATTAGATAATATTATCCCAAAAGTGTTCTAATGAGAGTCACCAAAATAGTTGTGAAAAGTCTACACACAAAACATTGTGGTGATAATTGTAATCATGGTTAATTTGGTGGAATATTTAACTGTGTGTCAACAAAAGATCAATTGTGTCTACAAAATAAATGTATCTCATTTGCATCgataagtttatttttcatctATTCATCTTACTTTTGGACTGGAAATGATATAAATAAGGGTAAACTTACAGAAACATTTACTTTTGCATATGTAATGAATATGTgtaaaagggaaaaaatatattttttcaaaagttcaggttgacttgtttttttttaaatattattttgaggATTACtgaaataccttttttgttgcaaaacgTGCTTCTGTCATGGCAGTTAATGCTCCTAAATTTCGTTCAAATGTTTCCAGCCTGTTTAGCAATAAttagtaaatttgtttttttagcCAATTATTAACAACCTATATTTCAgtaataaagcatttttttaatattgtttatactgcaaattactattttttttaatgtagaaTATGTTGTTAAACATAGCAATTCCATTTCGAGATACTCTATGTACAgccctttttttaataaaaaacaagacCTCCTACCTTGTTCCATGCTCCCATTTGGACAtgataatattaaaagaaaGAGGTTAAAAGATCATACATATTACTGTTATGTAGAGAATAGGCactgaaataataataatgttggGGTAAGGCATAAGCATGTCAATGACACTTTGGTGTTTGGATGGTTCCTCAACGCAAGGCAGGCACTAGCCATAACCAATGCACAGAAAATGTGTGACAATCTCACAGGCATATAAGTAAGATTGCCAACGGGCACTGCAGTTGCTTACCTAGTGTACAGTGCCTCTAGCTTTTTTTTATCCACACTCCGAGGCTCCTTGTAATATGCATCTGGGTTTTGGAAATAGTTGTCACTGGCAAGGTCTAGTTTCCAGTCATTCTGCATTAGACAATAAATAGCCGTGTTCTCACCGGTTTGGGTGAAAGATATGAACTTCTTCACTTTTTCCCGCTGAGACGACTTTAGTTTGTgctaaaaattttgttgaaatttgccCATGTTTGGTTATGAAATCAATCAACTCTGACAAGAACGAGTCAGATACAGTTTGGTGCTCTTAAACGGGAAGTTTTACTTACCATTTTAAAGTAAGTTCGCCTAACTAGCAATTTATCAATAAACAGGAAACATTTGCCCgatttatgttattttgtgGCTGATTTTCTCGTTTCAGTGACTTAACCTAAAAAACTCTCAAAAACATAGCACAGCTGTCAAATCAAAAGTCGACTGAAATCtgaataaaataagtaaaaggtgaacattaaagaaaaaataaattaatcgtTCAAATATCAGATACAACAAGACGACATAACACATAACCAAAGAAGAATATTGCAAGAAATAAGGAAAGTGAAGAGCTTTGATTGGAGCCTTGATTGGAGGGGATGAATGGGACCAAAAGGGGGACACAGTAGGAAGCACTAATGCTGAGATAAAAACGATAATTTACATATAATATCaatatgattttaaaattgcctAAAATGGTGACATGTGGTTATTCCACAGTCCTGGAAAGAAGTGGCTTGCGGAACTACAGCATGAGGAGCGTCAGGGTGAGGTTTGCCCCAAGCCCAACAGGTTGGTGTGTACTTCTACTGTTTTCTAGTAGGCATTCTCGTTAACTATTTGCCAAGCCATCAGCTCAATGAGTAGTTGCAGTTTGTTGAAGCACATACATAAGTCTTTCCACAGATAcatgtttcattttcataattatattgaaattaataactACAGTAAACCCTCCTATAACACGGCTCAGTGACGTGCTGAGAGCACAAAGGTGCTCTGTAGCATGATATTCTCACTATAGAACTAACAATGTTTCATTCATTGTGATTTATACAGTATGTGCAACTACAAATATTTTGtagagtttttaaaaacaacattCAGTATATTCAATAATGAGAAGTAAATATCAGTTTCATCAGGAATTTGGCTTCAAAATCTGGATATAACAGAGAAGGTGTTGCATTTTCAATGCATGCTTCCTTCTATCCCATGTCTCATTCCTTCCATTGTATTCAAATGGATCAACTTGGAAGTAAATGGTTAGTTTTAGCCATTCTTCTTTGCTGACATCTTCAATTTACTGAttcctcaaaattttcttgtattcaggtaaattcaattttttggagtttttctAAACATCACAATCTAGATCAGATTGACTGATCTCTGATGATCATCAGTCAATCCCTTGGTTGAAAACAAGTGATAGATCACTGATGAATTTTTCTGCACCAAAATACCCAGGATATATCCTGAAATGCCTGAAAATACCTTCAAAgtaaattgatgaaataaaattataagtaACTTTATTGTTCTTCCAAGCCCAAATTACAACACTTTTTCCAGAACACGTGTTTTGTTGAACCAATTGAACAAAATCACTGTAAATCTGAAAGCATtgcttttaatgaaatttttgaatctAATAACGGTTTTCCCTTAGGATTTCTGCATTTGGGCGGACTCAGGACTGCcctttataattttctttttgccaAAAAACATAACGGCATCTTCGTATTACGAATAGAAGATACTGATCAATCTCGAAAAGTCGAAGGGGCTACAAAGGCACTACAGGAGGACTTGCTCTGGAGCGGAATAGAAATCCATGAGGGACCGATACAGGGAGGTTCTTTTGGCCCGTACTTTCAGTCTCAAAGATTGTCGGTGTATAAGTGAGTAGGTATAATTGTTGTAGTAAAGATTCTAACTgttatagaaataatttacCAATTTCAGGGACCATGTAAACATCCTAGTAAAAAATGGCTCAGCTTATCCGTGTTTCTGTACAAACCGAAGGATGCAGTTGATTAAAAGAGAGGCAAATCGTGCCcaagaaataccaaaatatgATAACAAATGTCGTCATTTATCTGCTAAGGAAGTAGAAAGAAGGATGGGGACTGGGGAACCTTATTGTGTGCGATTTAAAGTATGTTATTATTATGATTCATTGGGAAGTCTTAGCAGAACATTGTTGTAGATCAGTGATAAAGAAGAATCATTCCATGATTTGATATATGGTCCGATTAGCTATAATGTATCACTGAATGAAGGGGATCCCGTGATATTTAAATCTGACGGTTACCCTACTTATCATTTCGCCAATGTAGTCGATGATCATTTGATGGAAATTAGTCATGTTCTTAGAGGGGTTGAGTGGCAGATATCGACGACTAAACATTTGCTTCTTTAtaggtaaataattaacattttatgttGTGTTGGAATAGAATTTACACATTAACTTAGCGTTATATTATAGGGCTTTTGGGTGGGATCCTCCACTTTACGGTCATTTACCACTTCTCATGAATGCAGACGGTACCAAATTAAGCAAAAGGCAAAATGATATCAGAATTAGTAGCTATCGAGAGAATTACATATTTCCActaacattattaaattttattgttaattctGGAGGGGGTTTCGAAAAGGATCAGGAGAGACATTTAAAGCCACAATGTTATTCTATTGATGAGCTGTGTGAGCAGGTTAGTCTAGAGTTTTAGAGAGCAAATTTCTTGCACTGTGTGtgcaaataacttaattaatgATTATCTTATTCAGCATTATTTCCATTTGGTTTTTTAGTTTGATTTGtctaaaataaattctcaTTCCGGCAAATTAATGGGTGATAGATTGCTGGAGTTTAATCgtttagaaattaaaagacAGTTAAAAAATGACGATGAAAGACAGAGATTGATCGAAAACACTAGGGCGTTAGCAAAGAAGCATTTTGAAATAAGGTACGTGTGAAATTTCTTTAGTGAAATGGTAAGTTTTAAAAGTATCAGTTCTATTCTCAGCCAACATTGTTTTATATAGGAACTCAGGAAACTCAGTTCAATTATCTGATGAGTTCATCGGGAGAGTACTTGATTGGAGCCAAAACAGGATAGAAAAGTTGCCCGATTTATTTTCTCCCAGTTTGGCATTTGTTTGGACTTTACCTACGAGTTATAATGTTGATGACAATATTTCTATAGCCATACCTGTGCTTGAGGAAGGACTTCGTAAAATGGAAGCTATTAACAAAGATGAATTGAACGCGCTTCTGAGGCAGATAAGTAATGAACGCGGCTTGAAATATGGTCTTTTTATGAAGAGTTTGAGAGTGATACTAAGTGGATTGAAGGTAATACAGTTAATATTGTGCACAACTAAAATACTGAAAAGatgtattttgttaattttactATATCTACGTGATGTCCCAAGTtttaaataccaaaatttTGCTCCTGTGTGAAGAGTCCTCAGTTCGCGAATGATTATTGGGCTCTTAGAATCCAGTGGGTGGTTCGTAAAAACTACTCAACTTTTTCATACatatgtttgtttattgaCAATTTACCTTTAGCAGTTTGTACTtaattaaacttcaaatttcgAGTCCAAAGTTCTGTGAAAAATGGTTTGCTATTATTAGTTTTGTTTCTTACAGACATGCTCTTTTGTTGCAGGAAGGACCGAGTGTAGCAGAAATGATAGAAATATTGGGTAAAGAAGATACAATTAGAAGGCTGgatttgtgtttaaataaaacaacttctatgaagtaattttttagatttatttttaccaGAAAAAGGAAGTAAACTACGGCTTACTGCTGTGAAATCGCCATGTACATCGATATATGCTCGGCAGTAAATAAGCCGGTAGATATTTTTTGCTCATAAGAGGTAACACATGTTACCCATTATATTTGAAACAAGTAGTTTCTTTATAACACATCGCTATTATGGGGAAAATACATTGTTCACAAActattaaacataaatatatcaAACATCATTATAATCTGCTAAAAGATAGCTATTAAACGAACAAAAAAAAGGAGAAGGTAAGATATAATTCCCccttaatgaaaatattactttttataaaattaaacttaactCGTGATTGTTTAATTGTACAAGGTGATCCAAATTCGAGGCGTATCATTGgaatctcagaaactataagagatacgaggtcgcttaaattagggcaaagttgcgcaatttagtgcccaacaaaatgctactttgtatgtggaaaaattccgaatactttcggagatatccGAATTcgaattttgtattttttatttttcattgtatataatttctcaataaaacaATGAGCATAAGGAAGACAAAcctatgttaaaaaagatgtgGGAGAGTGCTAGATATATGCACCTTTTAAGagggtatttttatcatatctactaattttcttggtgattgttatatgtcattgttctaagaagggcaaaaggtaataaaagacaagataaaaaatccaggtccgtatttaaaaaaattaagttgatgatggttgctcaaagatgaaacgtcggatttcaaatttcacaacaccATCTTGTATggaagaaaaagtggcaataatgaagtaacatctgttttggaatattttttcaaataaagtcaggaaaaaataaaattgatatagcaaaatttcaattttttttggatatctccgaaaatattcggaatttttccacatacgaagtagcattttgttgagcactaaattgcgcaactttgccctaatttaagcgacctcgtatctcttatagtttctgagatcccaatGATACGCCTCGAATTTGGATCACCTTGTACAGTAATACAACCAGGGATTACCCTATTAAGGCCTCTTTAGTTGTTAGATGaccctatttaaaaattcgttgtGCCCTGTTCATTTTAGTCCCACTTACTTAGGGGTAAGGGAAGAAAACCTTAATGACAGCGTGG
This window encodes:
- the GluRS-m gene encoding nondiscriminating glutamyl-tRNA synthetase EARS2, mitochondrial isoform X2; translated protein: MRDRYREVLLARTFSLKDCRCISEDHVNILVKNGSAYPCFCTNRRMQLIKREANRAQEIPKYDNKCRHLSAKEVERRMGTGEPYCVRFKISDKEESFHDLIYGPISYNVSLNEGDPVIFKSDGYPTYHFANVVDDHLMEISHVLRGVEWQISTTKHLLLYRAFGWDPPLYGHLPLLMNADGTKLSKRQNDIRISSYRENYIFPLTLLNFIVNSGGGFEKDQERHLKPQCYSIDELCEQFDLSKINSHSGKLMGDRLLEFNRLEIKRQLKNDDERQRLIENTRALAKKHFEIRNSGNSVQLSDEFIGRVLDWSQNRIEKLPDLFSPSLAFVWTLPTSYNVDDNISIAIPVLEEGLRKMEAINKDELNALLRQISNERGLKYGLFMKSLRVILSGLKEGPSVAEMIEILGKEDTIRRLDLCLNKTTSMK
- the SCCRO gene encoding DCN1-like protein 1, which gives rise to MHKLKSSQREKVKKFISFTQTGENTAIYCLMQNDWKLDLASDNYFQNPDAYYKEPRSVDKKKLEALYTRYKDPNEPDKITVDGIMKFLDDLGLPPESKLVLIIAWKFKAATQCEFSRDEFMNGMTEIGCDSIDKLKQRLPALENELRDSYKFKDFYQFTFNFAKNPNQKGLDLDMAIAYWNIVLKGKFKFLELWCTFLQENHKRSIPKDTWNLLLDFAQQISDDMSNYDEEGAWPVLIDDFVEWASSKAKESQPHSTSHLE
- the GluRS-m gene encoding nondiscriminating glutamyl-tRNA synthetase EARS2, mitochondrial isoform X1, which encodes MILKLPKMVTCGYSTVLERSGLRNYSMRSVRVRFAPSPTGFLHLGGLRTALYNFLFAKKHNGIFVLRIEDTDQSRKVEGATKALQEDLLWSGIEIHEGPIQGGSFGPYFQSQRLSVYKDHVNILVKNGSAYPCFCTNRRMQLIKREANRAQEIPKYDNKCRHLSAKEVERRMGTGEPYCVRFKISDKEESFHDLIYGPISYNVSLNEGDPVIFKSDGYPTYHFANVVDDHLMEISHVLRGVEWQISTTKHLLLYRAFGWDPPLYGHLPLLMNADGTKLSKRQNDIRISSYRENYIFPLTLLNFIVNSGGGFEKDQERHLKPQCYSIDELCEQFDLSKINSHSGKLMGDRLLEFNRLEIKRQLKNDDERQRLIENTRALAKKHFEIRNSGNSVQLSDEFIGRVLDWSQNRIEKLPDLFSPSLAFVWTLPTSYNVDDNISIAIPVLEEGLRKMEAINKDELNALLRQISNERGLKYGLFMKSLRVILSGLKEGPSVAEMIEILGKEDTIRRLDLCLNKTTSMK